The sequence AAACTTTGCGTAGTTTGCATTGCCGTTGATGTTACTGTAGTAGAAAATGTAATCTGTCGTTTTAATACATCTGGGTTCAACTCATTTCTGGTTGTTCAATGATTGATTTATTCTGAACATTTCGGCTGTTTCAGTGTATACAAAATGCGCTATAGGTATTAAAGTTTTATTATTTCTTTCATAATTAGCAAAAAGTTCATTCGACCGTATGAATGAatgacaaaaaattttttgaattgaaCGCTATGCCAGTACGCAAGCAAAAATACAAACATTAATTTAGTGAAAATCAATAATCATCGATGAATGGAAAAGTTTGTTTCTTAAATATATTGCATGGATTTCTAAATTTAAAGTGTGTTTAAGTGATTGAGACGTGAGGTTGGGATGATTAAATAGCTATTCACTGCTTTAGTGGGTTCAATATCAATTAAATAGTGTATGTCGTCTTGCTGTTGCCCTCGAAGAAGTGCAGATTTGATACGTTGCGGTTTGATACCATTGGTTATCACACACTGAACATTATGTGACGCTTGTTAATACTTCGTTTCACGCTTAAAAAGCTTACTCTGGGTCTCTTATAAATATTTGTTCTatttgcttgcaaaaaaaatctattttcgagaaaattccgAAGTAGAAGGGTTGAGAAGCAAgttggtttggttttaatacAACTCACTAAGTTTCTACAGCTGTGGAATACTGCCCCACGATCGAGTCAGAATAATTCGGTTCAGCTTCTTACCGATGGTTTGCACATGAAATCCGATTTGTTGCAATCTCTCGTGCTGAAGAATCTTGCGTCCGTCGAAGATGTAGGCCGGCTTCATCATTGACTGGTAAATGCGCTCGTAGTTGAGACTCTGAAAGGGAATGGATTTCTGTGCGTGAGAAGCAATAGAGgcgaaataagaaaaaaacgattattcagagCCGGAGCATTTTTCAGCAGTGCTGCGCCGTTTTGTTCAAGACTGCTTCATAATTCTGGAATCCGCCACCGTCAAGTCCTCGTTAGCAGTCAAGCAAAGATAGAACGGAAAGGCACTGTTAGGAATACAGGTTAGTCAATTGAAGTTTTGTTTGGCGATACAGGTTGTACCCGAGGACGTGCATAATTCTGTAAGCTGTTGTTATTAAGCAAAACATGTTCCATAAACGACAATTATCAGGTCATCGTATAGCAACCGTTCATCGTTAATAATACTTTCTCATCATATTTTAGGTTCTCAAGCTCACCACCCTTCTCGCACTATCAATACTTTCCAATAAAACACTGAATAGGAGAGTTTATTTATCATCTGTTCCCTTCCTCTAGGCGTATTTACTTTTAAATCACATTTTCGAAGAGGTTTCATTCATTTGACTATCGAATATGGTTTTCCGCTCAAGCATTGCAATTAGCTTAACTTGTCGACTTCACGTCGAAGCAACTAAAATATTTAGATTGTTCTCTCACGATTTTCTCCCTACGTTATTTGAGTTCATTCGGAATCAAAACAATCACTTGCGATATCAAACTGAGAAGAGAGACAAATGTTGGTGCTTCTGCTACTAAACGGAAGGACAACGACTCATCTGACACAACCATAGTTGTTGCGGAGTTGGTGATTTGGCCGGATATAAAGTCTGGCTTGGAGCAGTCGAAATAATAACAGAATGGGAATTAATTCTGAAGAATAAATAATACACTGAAGTCGTTTTTttagcgagtttacgtaccgcataaaaaaacgcataactctgaaaattcgcataaaaaaaaccgcataactctaaaaattcgcataaaaattgCATAACTCTGCAACTTCGCttgaaaaagtcgcataaaaaagtccttagcaagttattttttatgcgagtttacgtaccgcataactctgaaaattcgcaattaaaaaaccgcataactctgaaaattcgcataaaaaaccgcataactctgaaacgtcgcataaaaaagtcgcataaaaaaccgcataaaaaagacctaagTGTACATGGTATTAAGAGAAGTCTCTTACGGTCAGATTCTCTCTCTCAAACATTGCATAGTGGGTAAACAAGTATCAAAAATAAAAGTATCTTTCGAGATATGTAGTAGCTTTTCAAATACACAGAACTCGAAAAAATGTACACTTTTATCTTCAATGGGTATGTGTGGGTAAAATCGATGAAATTTTGGTTAGAACTAGTTTGGAGTGTAGTGTTtacaagagaaaaattttgtaataatCGAGTACTTTCCAAACAAGAAGTGCTTTGACAAAATATTATGGGCCCGGTCGTAGAAAATTTAGCTTGGAATTGACAATTCAACCTCCCGAGTGGTCAAATCATTCAAAGAGGCCCAGACGATCCAACGGCGAAAAGAAAAACGAAGAAATTCAATCCCATAAATACTAGAAAGGTGAGGGATGACTTCAAACACAATCCGAATCTTTCGACATTGGAACATGTCCAAAAAGGTAAATTTTACCGTCTAGATCGTCCAGCAGACAATGAAGTGGACCAATCCGGGCCTGACCGAACCGATATATTGACCAAATTTCGTTCCAGCAAACTGTATCGCGAGTGATTGGTGCAAACGAAATGCATCGTAATAGACGACGAGACATATTTTAAAGCGAACGGATTCCCAACCCGGAGTTTTTCGTCAGCAAGTCTTATCTGGTTGTTCCGGAGAAGTTTCGGAAGAAGTAGATAGACGGATTTGCCAAAGGAAACTTGGAATAGCAATTGTGGGTCTGTTAATTCTGAAAGCCGTACACCGTCAACAGCCAAATATATAAAGAAAAATGCCTCCATAATCGTGTGCTGCCATTCCCCCGCTCCCACAAAGGTGACACTCTATTTTGGTCGGGTCTGGCATCGTGCCACTACGCGAACTCAGTGATGGAGTGGCTGAAAACCAATGATGTTTTTATGTCGAAGGAAACCAATCAACCAAATTCGCCAGAACTTTGACGAATAGAAAAATTTTGGGCGAAGGTCTTCAAAACCGACAAGAATTTTAAATAAGAGTAAATAAAAGTGTGTAAGAAAAATGGCGCAAGTGTTGCACAGGATTTCACTGGTAGCATTAAGTTCAAAATGCGAGTATTTTAGCCAAGAAAAAGAAGGTGGCATATAAAAGCTACTCAAAAACATTAGCTATGTGTATCCATTTATTCccgatataaaataaatttttgattcgAATCTTTAGTACTTCTCTTTTACTGAACGCGCTCTTCAGGCTGCTACCAGAGTTGTGAATCTGATTCATAACCCATAGGAACAGGTATTGGTCAAGATTGTGCGTCTCAAATTTTATAACGCATTTTTTCTCAGAGTATCAAAATATactcgttggttgtcagaaatcttcaaaaccttTCGGTTATGGGTAAAGTTTTTCTATCATCTCTGGtcactttattattttattttcagtaattATAATACCCATAACTGACAATAGTCTCAACTCCGCTTGAAGAAAGGGATGTCAACGTATGTTAAATTCTGAAACCGGGTTAATTAAcccaaaaaaactgatttccTGGTTTGATGGTCAATAGAACATGTAACAAAGAAACCAAACCTGCATAAGCCAAAACCAAAATCAGAACGTTCCCTGAATGCGCGATGAACGGTAAGTATGTAGACAATAATAACTATATACCAAAACTGAATTGACAAGTTTTCTGTAAAAATGAACAGGCATCATTCTAATAGGTTTTTAATTATCGTTAAATGCTAATATAAATACAAAAAATCTTACAACTTAGTTCAACTCATCCATCGTGCAGCCTCAAATAAATGAACAGGATAAgacataagattttttttaaatatgagaTACATGCGCTTTATATTCCAGATATATCGACCGAATAATTGAAAACTAAAGCaaacaaactgaaataaataataaccaccaccggttttttatgcgatgcAGTCCAACTGCAGCTCCGATTGGACCAATGGCTCCCCAACACACGCATGACGACGAAACAATGACAATTCACCATAACTGAATACCTTTGGCAGTTACTCATCAATACGGATGACTCAAAACAGTCTCACGGCACTGCAGAAAATCTCACACTCGATAGGGCAAAAATTGAACCGGTAATACTTACAACGAACTCATCCCATTCGGTGCAGATTACGATCGCATGAGTACCTCGTACGGCATCATAGGGATCGGCGAAAATTTGCACCGCTTTCTTCACCTGTTCCGGACTTTCCGCTACTTTAGGATGCGTCAGATCGGCGATGATCTGTTCGGGTTCCACCTTCGGGTCGTAAATATTCAGTTGCGCACCTTCGTCTAGTAGAGTTCGACACACGGTGATGGCAGGTGTTTCTCGTGTGTCTCCGGTGTTTTTCTTGAAAGCAAAGCCAAGGATCGATATCCGTTTGTCGGTGACCGTGTTGAAAaggcattctataattttctgtGAAAAACGAACTTTCTGATATTCATTCATATCGATAACCTGCTGCCAGTAGGCAGCCACTTCCGGAAGATTCAGTCCTTCGCAAATGTACACTAAATTGAGAATGTCCTTCTGAAAACAGCTTCCCCCGAACCCAACAGATGCTTGTAAAAATTTAGGACCAATCCTGGAATCAAGCCCAACAGCGCGGGCTACTTCGGAAACGTCCGCACCGGTTGCCTCGCAAACGGCCGACAGCGAGTTGATGGACGATATTCTTTGTGCGAGAAAAGCATTTGCCGCCAGCTTCGACAGTTCGGAACTCCAGGTGTTCGTGGTGAGTATGTTCTTTTTCGGTATCCAATGCTCGTACACCCAGCAAAGTTTATCGATAGCTGCCTTGCCTTCTGGAGTTTCCTCACCACCAATCAAAACGCGATCGGGTTTCAATAAATCCTCAACGGCAGTACCCTCCGCCAGAAACTCTGGATTCGATAGAATGTCATATTTTACTCCTATAAAGTGGAGAAAGATAAAGAatggtaaaaataaatttttatggcATATCTTAAATACTAACCGGGCTTGTGGTTTGCCTTCAGTATATGCATAATACTTTCTGCTGCCCGAACGGGAACGGTACTTTTTTCGACCACGATTTTACTATTTTGGGACATTTCCGCAATCATACGAGCGCAGCCCTCCACATACTTGAGATCAGCTGCTCGACCCCGACCGTTACCGTAGGTTTTGGTGGGAGTGTTAAccgaaataaaaatcaattccGCCTCTTGGATAGCCGTCTCGATGTCTGTCGAGAAGAACAGGTTTCGGTTTCGACACTCCTTCACTACCTCGTCCAAACCGGGCTGCAATCGAGACAAACGGATACAATCGGTTAGATAACATATATGGGATGAGTTCCGTTTAAATTATGATAGAGATTGAAACCCCTTTGCTGCCCAAATCGATGTTATGTCTTTTGAACAACACACGTGTGCAGTTATAGTGCTTTTAACTTTATTGGAACTGCCGCTGGCGAAGACTACATTTAAAAGTTTCCGCTCCGGTCTCCCGATTTCGAGAAAATGATTAGTCAATAGAAATTCAAAGATCGGGTTTATTACACAACCAAATTTCCCTAA comes from Malaya genurostris strain Urasoe2022 chromosome 3, Malgen_1.1, whole genome shotgun sequence and encodes:
- the LOC131435647 gene encoding UDP-glucose 6-dehydrogenase isoform X2, producing the protein MVISKICCIGAGYVGGPTCSVMALKCPDIKITVVDRSAERIAQWNSDKLPIYEPGLDEVVKECRNRNLFFSTDIETAIQEAELIFISVNTPTKTYGNGRGRAADLKYVEGCARMIAEMSQNSKIVVEKSTVPVRAAESIMHILKANHKPGVKYDILSNPEFLAEGTAVEDLLKPDRVLIGGEETPEGKAAIDKLCWVYEHWIPKKNILTTNTWSSELSKLAANAFLAQRISSINSLSAVCEATGADVSEVARAVGLDSRIGPKFLQASVGFGGSCFQKDILNLVYICEGLNLPEVAAYWQQVIDMNEYQKVRFSQKIIECLFNTVTDKRISILGFAFKKNTGDTRETPAITVCRTLLDEGAQLNIYDPKVEPEQIIADLTHPKVAESPEQVKKAVQIFADPYDAVRGTHAIVICTEWDEFVSLNYERIYQSMMKPAYIFDGRKILQHERLQQIGFHVQTIGKKLNRIILTRSWGSIPQL
- the LOC131435647 gene encoding UDP-glucose 6-dehydrogenase isoform X1, which translates into the protein MVISKICCIGAGYVGGPTCSVMALKCPDIKITVVDRSAERIAQWNSDKLPIYEPGLDEVVKECRNRNLFFSTDIETAIQEAELIFISVNTPTKTYGNGRGRAADLKYVEGCARMIAEMSQNSKIVVEKSTVPVRAAESIMHILKANHKPGVKYDILSNPEFLAEGTAVEDLLKPDRVLIGGEETPEGKAAIDKLCWVYEHWIPKKNILTTNTWSSELSKLAANAFLAQRISSINSLSAVCEATGADVSEVARAVGLDSRIGPKFLQASVGFGGSCFQKDILNLVYICEGLNLPEVAAYWQQVIDMNEYQKVRFSQKIIECLFNTVTDKRISILGFAFKKNTGDTRETPAITVCRTLLDEGAQLNIYDPKVEPEQIIADLTHPKVAESPEQVKKAVQIFADPYDAVRGTHAIVICTEWDEFVKSIPFQSLNYERIYQSMMKPAYIFDGRKILQHERLQQIGFHVQTIGKKLNRIILTRSWGSIPQL